A window of Leclercia adecarboxylata contains these coding sequences:
- a CDS encoding acyltransferase family protein, translated as MKFLGISAIYLGHLGTYAGKLYPFVFSFHVPLFFFAAGFFAAHKAKSNFVQFTINKARRLLLPYFAFAFMTLLITGLGSGSGIEGLKGSVIEIIFGIRNAPAVGSLWFINCLFTIFIIDFIFSRITTNPVVLLILSLIAYVLSQTVLGHNPLVDPKWIFNVDSALAYWWSLAAGRCLFSTLQNSKAFSKSVPGAVLFAVLGLITAYQLFNSSSLLLAVLQKIQPSLAGYAAVGMFNNIFTTLCLILTCVFVAKAICESKYVINVGKNTLNICGLEYIVKSLIPLFIGLLGLQFTIPNPLAAVIYTCICIYVAHKIGVWLSDIIRGPFLIK; from the coding sequence ATGAAGTTCTTAGGGATATCGGCAATATATTTAGGGCATTTAGGGACTTACGCAGGAAAACTTTATCCTTTTGTCTTTAGTTTTCATGTGCCACTGTTTTTCTTCGCGGCCGGATTCTTTGCAGCCCATAAAGCGAAATCAAATTTCGTCCAGTTTACGATCAATAAAGCCAGGCGACTGCTCCTGCCCTACTTTGCTTTTGCCTTTATGACATTGCTGATAACCGGGTTGGGATCGGGCAGTGGTATTGAAGGATTAAAAGGAAGCGTCATTGAGATTATCTTTGGCATCCGAAACGCCCCCGCGGTCGGCAGCCTTTGGTTTATTAATTGTCTGTTCACTATTTTTATCATCGACTTTATCTTTTCGAGAATCACGACAAACCCTGTCGTGCTGCTCATCCTGTCGTTGATTGCCTATGTGTTATCACAAACTGTATTAGGGCATAACCCTTTGGTTGATCCCAAATGGATTTTTAACGTTGACTCCGCGTTAGCGTACTGGTGGTCACTTGCCGCCGGGAGATGCTTGTTCAGCACGCTGCAGAACAGTAAGGCATTTTCCAAATCCGTTCCCGGTGCGGTCTTATTTGCCGTTTTGGGGTTGATCACTGCGTATCAATTGTTCAATTCAAGTTCACTGCTCTTAGCTGTTTTACAGAAAATTCAGCCTTCGCTTGCAGGTTATGCGGCTGTTGGCATGTTTAATAACATCTTCACAACGCTGTGTTTAATACTGACCTGCGTGTTTGTTGCAAAAGCGATTTGTGAATCAAAGTATGTTATTAACGTCGGGAAAAATACGTTAAACATTTGCGGCCTCGAATATATAGTTAAATCGCTGATTCCTTTATTCATCGGCTTACTGGGACTGCAATTTACTATTCCAAACCCGCTGGCGGCTGTTATTTATACCTGCATCTGCATCTACGTCGCGCATAAAATTGGCGTATGGCTGTCGGACATTATCCGCGGTCCGTTCCTCATTAAATAA
- a CDS encoding TetR/AcrR family transcriptional regulator yields MNRRPNDPQRRERILQATLDTIAEHGLNAVTHRKIASCAGVPLGSMTYYFAGMEALLEEAFTWFTQQMSVQYREFFAGVTGPEMACDSITTLIYSSEVTTPHNMELMYQLYAFMNRSPSLKTVMQDWMKTSQTVLEQWFDPVTARALDAFIEGMTLHFVTDRQPLSREELRAMVGRIAGESAV; encoded by the coding sequence ATGAACAGACGACCCAACGATCCGCAACGGCGGGAGAGGATCCTGCAGGCCACCCTGGACACCATAGCCGAACACGGCCTGAACGCCGTCACCCACCGCAAAATCGCCAGCTGCGCCGGGGTGCCGCTGGGGTCGATGACCTACTATTTTGCCGGCATGGAGGCGCTGCTCGAAGAGGCCTTCACCTGGTTCACGCAGCAGATGTCGGTGCAGTACCGCGAGTTTTTTGCCGGCGTAACGGGCCCGGAAATGGCCTGTGATTCCATCACCACGCTGATTTACAGCTCTGAAGTCACCACGCCGCACAATATGGAGCTTATGTACCAGCTGTACGCCTTTATGAACCGCAGCCCGTCGTTAAAAACCGTGATGCAGGACTGGATGAAGACCAGCCAGACCGTGCTGGAGCAGTGGTTCGATCCGGTGACCGCCCGCGCGCTGGATGCCTTTATCGAAGGAATGACGCTTCATTTTGTGACTGACAGACAGCCATTATCGCGGGAAGAGCTAAGAGCAATGGTAGGAAGGATCGCAGGGGAGAGTGCAGTCTGA
- a CDS encoding MFS transporter produces MTVISSRKILQRRLWALFMFFFIPGLLMASWATRTPAIRDILSVSTAEMGIVLFGLSIGSMSGILCSAWLVKRFGTRTVIRTTMCCAIVGMMMLSVALWFASPLAFALGLTVFGGSFGAAEVAINVEGATIEREMNKTVLPMMHGFYSLGTLAGAGVGMALTASGIAANLHILLAALVCIAPVLLGITAIPDGNGKNQAGESKSGEKGLPFYRDMQLMLIGVVVLAMAFAEGSANDWLPLLMVDGHGFSPTSGSLIYAGFTLGMTVGRFTGGWFIDRYSRVTVVRASALLGGLGIALIIFVDVDWIAGVSVILWGLGASLGFPLTISAASDTGPDAPTRVSVVATTGYLAFLVGPPLLGFLGEHYGLRSAMMVVLGLVMIAALVARAVAKPAAQAGSVMENGYER; encoded by the coding sequence ATGACCGTCATCTCATCGCGCAAAATTCTGCAACGCCGCCTGTGGGCGCTGTTTATGTTCTTCTTTATTCCCGGCCTGTTAATGGCCTCCTGGGCCACGCGCACCCCCGCTATCCGCGACATTTTGTCGGTCTCAACGGCGGAAATGGGCATCGTATTATTTGGCCTGTCGATAGGCTCGATGAGCGGCATCCTCTGTTCCGCCTGGCTGGTTAAGCGCTTCGGCACGCGAACAGTGATCCGCACCACCATGTGCTGCGCGATTGTCGGTATGATGATGCTCAGCGTTGCGCTGTGGTTCGCCTCGCCGCTGGCGTTTGCTCTCGGGCTCACCGTCTTCGGCGGCAGCTTTGGCGCAGCAGAGGTGGCGATTAACGTTGAAGGCGCCACCATTGAGCGCGAGATGAATAAAACCGTGCTGCCAATGATGCACGGTTTTTACAGCCTCGGCACGCTGGCTGGCGCAGGCGTCGGCATGGCGCTGACCGCCTCCGGCATCGCCGCGAATCTGCATATTTTGCTGGCGGCGCTGGTCTGTATCGCCCCGGTTCTGCTGGGGATCACCGCCATCCCGGACGGCAACGGCAAAAACCAGGCGGGCGAGAGCAAAAGCGGTGAGAAGGGGCTGCCGTTTTATCGCGATATGCAGCTGATGCTGATAGGCGTGGTGGTGCTGGCGATGGCCTTTGCTGAGGGGTCCGCAAACGACTGGCTGCCGCTGCTGATGGTGGACGGTCACGGATTCAGCCCCACCTCCGGCTCACTGATTTACGCCGGGTTTACCCTGGGCATGACCGTCGGCCGCTTTACCGGCGGCTGGTTTATCGATCGTTACAGCCGCGTGACGGTGGTGCGCGCCAGCGCCCTGCTCGGCGGGCTGGGCATTGCGTTAATTATTTTTGTCGATGTCGACTGGATTGCGGGGGTGTCGGTGATCCTGTGGGGGCTTGGCGCCTCGCTCGGCTTCCCGCTCACCATTTCGGCGGCCAGCGATACCGGCCCGGATGCCCCGACCCGCGTCAGCGTGGTCGCCACCACCGGCTATCTCGCCTTCCTGGTGGGCCCGCCGCTGCTGGGCTTCCTCGGCGAACACTATGGCTTGCGCAGCGCGATGATGGTGGTACTGGGATTAGTGATGATTGCCGCCCTGGTTGCCCGGGCGGTCGCCAAACCGGCAGCACAGGCTGGATCTGTCATGGAGAATGGATATGAGCGTTAA